The Amblyomma americanum isolate KBUSLIRL-KWMA chromosome 3, ASM5285725v1, whole genome shotgun sequence genome window below encodes:
- the PIG-M gene encoding phosphatidylinositol glycan anchor biosynthesis class M, whose amino-acid sequence MVQQSSRFSVGKVKLYHHLVLAGLMRAGLIVIGEWQDQNLQVKYTDVDYHVFTDGAAYVVKGESPFLRDTYRYSPLLAMLLVPNVLLHPAFGKVLFSAVDVLVGYYAYHIVRTAKFSERKAVLCACLWLYNPITFAVSTRGSSDSILALIVVFFLFALLKSRDTAAGLAYGFSVHLKMYTVVYALPIYLALQTRLPSGSAAKGESEGWRSYLSRLLLPNRRKLIFLGSSAASFFLPTLLCYLAYGREYIQEAFLYHVSRRDVRHNFSPLFYPLYLATESTLGSSGGSTIAALLPQVLLMGLLSFKYGQLSDLPFALFCVTFVLVSFNKVCTSQYFLWYLCLLPLVLPKLGLSLRRGVLLLLMWLGGQALWLVQAYYLEFGGKPLFLHVWVAGLIFLVANTFILCFMMASYQSHMPRSKKPKNK is encoded by the coding sequence ATGGTGCAGCAATCGAGCAGGTTCAGCGTGGGCAAGGTGAAGTTGTACCACCACCTTGTGCTTGCGGGACTCATGCGCGCCGGGCTGATCGTCATCGGCGAATGGCAAGACCAAAATCTGCAGGTCAAGTACACCGACGTCGACTATCATGTCTTCACAGACGGCGCGGCCTACGTCGTCAAAGGCGAGTCCCCCTTCCTCAGGGACACGTACAGGTACAGCCCTCTTCTGGCCATGCTCCTTGTTCCGAACGTGCTGCTGCACCCGGCGTTCGGGAAAGTTCTCTTCTCCGCAGTAGATGTTCTGGTGGGCTACTACGCCTACCACATAGTGCGGACAGCCAAGTTCAGTGAACGCAAGGCCGTGCTGTGCGCCTGTCTGTGGCTGTATAACCCGATAACCTTTGCTGTCTCCACACGTGGAAGCTCCGATTCCATCCTGGCACTGATTGTTGTCTTCTTCCTCTTTGCACTACTCAAAAGCAGAGACACGGCAGCGGGCTTGGCCTATGGCTTCTCAGTACACCTCAAGATGTATACCGTAGTCTACGCACTTCCAATATATTTGGCCCTACAGACCAGATTGCCTTCAGGGTCAGCGGCCAAAGGAGAGTCGGAGGGCTGGCGCTCTTACCTTTCACGACTGCTGCTGCCCAACCGGCGGAAGCTTATTTTCCTTGGCTCCAGTGCAGCGTCATTCTTCCTGCCGACCCTCCTGTGTTACCTGGCTTACGGCCGCGAGTACATCCAGGAAGCGTTCCTCTACCATGTGTCACGGAGAGATGTCCGCCACAACTTCTCTCCCCTTTTCTACCCACTTTATTTGGCCACGGAAAGcactcttggcagcagtggtGGGAGCACCATTGCCGCTCTCTTGCCTCAGGTTCTGCTGATGGGTCTCCTGTCCTTCAAGTATGGCCAGCTGAGCGACCTGCCTTTTGCCCTGTTCTGCGTCACGTTTGTGCTGGTGAGCTTCAACAAGGTGTGCACGTCGCAGTACTTCTTGTGGTACCTGTGCCTGCTGCCACTAGTGCTGCCAAAATTAGGTTTGAGTCTGAGGCGCGGAGTGCTGCTGTTGCTCATGTGGCTGGGTGGCCAGGCACTGTGGCTGGTGCAGGCCTACTACCTTGAGTTTGGTGGCAAGCCCCTTTTTCTGCATGTCTGGGTGGCGGGTCTTATCTTCCTTGTGGCTAACACTTTCATCCTGTGCTTCATGATGGCCAGCTACCAAAGCCACATGCCCAGGAGCAAGAAGCCCAAGAACAAGTGA